A section of the Maniola hyperantus chromosome 23, iAphHyp1.2, whole genome shotgun sequence genome encodes:
- the LOC117993157 gene encoding solute carrier family 12 member 9 isoform X1 — protein MEDIHLRTKPLEMADTLDPLSPSVNDSSTAGLMHKIRLRFSRSSPPRAPGDGYVEFGEFRSERPGVKKVGTFAGVFCPVVLSMFSALVFIRMGYLVGNAGLLVTLGQFGLAYLIVGFTVMSICAISTNGAVEGGGVYFMISRTLGPEFGGAIGTLFFFANVVSSALCISACTEALVDNFGPNGYLVGDSPGLPNGDWYRFLYRSTLNAAGLSVSLAGASLFARTSLAIWVTTVVCLFSAFLSFFITAPGQIDRPDTNTLVNATNFSYTGLSSVTLKQNLYSEYARDYTTASGELVDFASVFGVLFTGVTGVMAGANMSGELKSPSKSIPLGTLAALLFTGLSYAALVVLTAATCSRELLQNNYVYLLPINVWPPFIAVGMLTATFSAGLSNLIGASRVLEALAKDNIFGFLLRPMVSRSGNPVLAVIASWLLVQVGIMAGSLNAIAQVNSVLFMTSYFAINLACLGLDLASAPNFRPTFKHFSWLTSLLGLVGCAALIFALRPAYACAVALACCSLVIALHLLSPAASEPKWGSLSQALIFHQVRKYLLLLDPRREHVKFWRPQMLLLIGSPRQAAPLIDFVNDQKKGGLFVIGHVRVGQLDGSGDPLADEHKYWLKLIDHLKVKAFVELCLAESIRNGAAHLTRLSGLGAMKPDTVLLGFRDTAPPKDFFRDPTSPYKTSDFDLENGTVIFPARTPTSPRLSASEYVRIVADVLCVNKNVCLCRHFHSLDMAAVERKVASLKYIDVWLVEVLAPSREEAFTVRALFALQLAAVVRSARGWQHLRLRVHVATSAPTAVLSESGRTYSIGADPSMMDPNLPELSPGRPVNERLDELLKLLRISATTHSVTEWPTLEDASRWSDSSVDENSLFQRVPLTYLQKVNHIIKSRCEQGTAVTFVQLPQPPRLPANPSAADDVICEQYLKVLEEFTKDLSPTILVRGLKSVTSTAL, from the exons ATGGAAGACATACATTTAA GGACGAAGCCCTTAGAGATGGCGGATACCTTGGATCCACTCTCGCCGAGTGTGAATGACTCCTCGACAGCTGGACTGATGCATAAGATAAGATTAAGATTTAGCAGATCTTCACCCCCAAGAGCCCCTGGAGATG GGTATGTGGAATTCGGAGAGTTCAGGTCCGAGCGGCCGGGTGTCAAGAAGGTGGGCACCTTCGCCGGCGTCTTTTGCCCTGTGGTGCTATCCATGTTCAGCGCGCTTGTTTTTATACGAATGG GTTACTTAGTGGGAAACGCCGGACTCTTAGTTACTCTAGGTCAATTCGGACTGGCGTATTTAATAGTGGGCTTCACCGTCATGTCGATATGCGCCATATCGACCAACGGAGCCGTCGAGGGGGGAGGGGTTTACT TCATGATAAGCAGAACCCTAGGTCCTGAATTCGGCGGAGCTATAGGAACATTATTCTTCTTCGCCAACGTAGTTTCCAGTGCTCTATGCATATCTGCGTGTACAGAAGCTTTAGTTGACAATTTTGGACCTAACG GGTACCTAGTAGGCGACAGTCCAGGCCTGCCAAACGGGGACTGGTACAGATTCCTATACCGCTCCACACTAAACGCGGCAGGCTTAAGTGTCTCTCTGGCGGGCGCGTCTCTGTTCGCACGCACAAGCCTGGCTATATGGGTGACGACGGTCGTGTGTCTGTTCAGCGCCTTCCTCAGCTTCTTCATCACCGCGCCAGGACAG atagacagaccggACACAAATACCCTGGTGAACGCGACAAACTTCTCCTACACGGGCTTGAGCTCGGTAACCTTGAAACAGAACCTGTACTCGGAATATGCTCGTGACTATACCACCGCTAGCGGCGAGCTGGTAGACTTCGCTTCTGTATTTGGCGTGCTCTTTACTGGAGTCACTGGTGTCATGGCTGGGGCTAATATGAGtg GCGAACTGAAGAGTCCCTCCAAAAGTATACCTCTAGGGACATTGGCCGCTCTGCTATTCACCGGGTTGTCATACGCCGCGTTGGTAGTGTTGACAGCGGCCACGTGTTCTCGGGAACTGTTGCAGAACAACTACGTGTATTTGCTGCCTATTAACGTATGGCCACCCTTCATAGCTGTGG GAATGCTGACTGCAACGTTTTCAGCTGGTCTGTCGAACTTGATTGGTGCATCGAGAGTATTGGAAGCTCTAGCGaaagataatatttttg GTTTTCTCCTCCGTCCCATGGTGTCGAGGTCGGGCAACCCGGTGCTGGCTGTGATAGCTTCGTGGCTGCTGGTGCAAGTTGGTATCATGGCTGGATCGCTCAATGCTATTGCACAG GTGAATTCGGTGCTATTTATGACAAGTTACTTTGCGATAAATCTGGCTTGCCTTGGACTGGATCTCGCTTCCGCTCCTAATTTTAG ACCTACCTTCAAACACTTCTCATGGCTAACTTCACTGCTGGGACTAGTGGGCTGTGCGGCGTTGATATTCGCGCTGCGGCCCGCGTACGCGTGCGCAGTGGCACTGGCGTGCTGCTCTCTGGTTATCGCACTACATCTGTTATCACCGGCCGCAAGCGAACCGAAGTGGGGAAGTCTGAGCCAGGCACTCATCTTCCATCAG GTTCGAAAATACCTCCTCCTATTGGACCCTCGTCGGGAGCACGTGAAGTTCTGGAGACCTCAGATGCTGTTACTTATAGGGTCTCCCAGACAAGCTGCACCCTTGATAGACTTCGTCAACGATCAAAAAAAG GGTGGTCTCTTCGTGATTGGTCATGTAAGGGTTGGCCAGTTGGATGGCAGTGGTGATCCATTGGCAGATGAACACAAATATTGGCTCAAGTTGATCGACCATCTTAAG GTAAAAGCCTTCGTAGAATTGTGCCTGGCCGAGTCAATACGCAATGGAGCAGCCCATCTCACTCGGCTGTCAGGTTTAGGAGCTATGAAGCCTGATACAGTTCTACTCGGCTTCAGGGACACTGCACCTCCTAAGGACTTCTTTAGGGA TCCAACCTCCCCTTACAAGACAAGTGACTTCGACCTGGAAAACGGCACAGTGATCTTCCCCGcgcgaaccccgacctccccgCGGCTATCCGCGTCGGAGTACGTGCGCATCGTGGCCGACGTGCTCTGCGTGAACAAGAACGTGTGTCTCTGCAGACACTTCCATAGTCTCGACATGGCTGCTGTTGAGAG GAAGGTAGCTTCCCTGAAATACATCGACGTGTGGCTAGTAGAGGTGCTGGCACCGTCGAGGGAGGAAGCGTTCACGGTGCGGGCCCTGTTCGCACTGCAGCTCGCGGCCGTGGTGCGTTCCGCACGCGGCTGGCAACACTTGCGGCTACGCGTGCACGTGGCCACGTCCGCGCCCACAGCCGTGCTCAGCG AATCTGGACGTACCTACTCCATAGGAGCTGACCCATCCATGATGGATCCCAACCTGCCTGAGCTGTCCCCAGGGCGACCAGTCAACGAGAGGCTGGATGAGCTGCTCAAACTGCTCAGGATTAGTGCCACCACACATAGc GTGACGGAATGGCCAACGTTGGAAGACGCGAGCCGCTGGTCGGACTCGAGCGTGGACGAGAACAGCTTGTTCCAACGGGTGCCTCTTACTTATCTACAAAA GGTGAACCATATAATCAAGTCCCGCTGCGAGCAGGGCACGGCGGTGACGTTCGTGCAGTTGCCGCAGCCTCCCAGACTGCCCGCCAACCCATCCGCAGCTGATGACGTAATCTGCGAACAGTATTTAAAG gtATTAGAAGAATTCACGAAGGATCTTTCACCGACTATTCTCGTCCGAGGCTTGAAGTCCGTGACATCGACGGcgctataa
- the LOC117993157 gene encoding solute carrier family 12 member 9 isoform X2 — MADTLDPLSPSVNDSSTAGLMHKIRLRFSRSSPPRAPGDGYVEFGEFRSERPGVKKVGTFAGVFCPVVLSMFSALVFIRMGYLVGNAGLLVTLGQFGLAYLIVGFTVMSICAISTNGAVEGGGVYFMISRTLGPEFGGAIGTLFFFANVVSSALCISACTEALVDNFGPNGYLVGDSPGLPNGDWYRFLYRSTLNAAGLSVSLAGASLFARTSLAIWVTTVVCLFSAFLSFFITAPGQIDRPDTNTLVNATNFSYTGLSSVTLKQNLYSEYARDYTTASGELVDFASVFGVLFTGVTGVMAGANMSGELKSPSKSIPLGTLAALLFTGLSYAALVVLTAATCSRELLQNNYVYLLPINVWPPFIAVGMLTATFSAGLSNLIGASRVLEALAKDNIFGFLLRPMVSRSGNPVLAVIASWLLVQVGIMAGSLNAIAQVNSVLFMTSYFAINLACLGLDLASAPNFRPTFKHFSWLTSLLGLVGCAALIFALRPAYACAVALACCSLVIALHLLSPAASEPKWGSLSQALIFHQVRKYLLLLDPRREHVKFWRPQMLLLIGSPRQAAPLIDFVNDQKKGGLFVIGHVRVGQLDGSGDPLADEHKYWLKLIDHLKVKAFVELCLAESIRNGAAHLTRLSGLGAMKPDTVLLGFRDTAPPKDFFRDPTSPYKTSDFDLENGTVIFPARTPTSPRLSASEYVRIVADVLCVNKNVCLCRHFHSLDMAAVERKVASLKYIDVWLVEVLAPSREEAFTVRALFALQLAAVVRSARGWQHLRLRVHVATSAPTAVLSESGRTYSIGADPSMMDPNLPELSPGRPVNERLDELLKLLRISATTHSVTEWPTLEDASRWSDSSVDENSLFQRVPLTYLQKVNHIIKSRCEQGTAVTFVQLPQPPRLPANPSAADDVICEQYLKVLEEFTKDLSPTILVRGLKSVTSTAL; from the exons ATGGCGGATACCTTGGATCCACTCTCGCCGAGTGTGAATGACTCCTCGACAGCTGGACTGATGCATAAGATAAGATTAAGATTTAGCAGATCTTCACCCCCAAGAGCCCCTGGAGATG GGTATGTGGAATTCGGAGAGTTCAGGTCCGAGCGGCCGGGTGTCAAGAAGGTGGGCACCTTCGCCGGCGTCTTTTGCCCTGTGGTGCTATCCATGTTCAGCGCGCTTGTTTTTATACGAATGG GTTACTTAGTGGGAAACGCCGGACTCTTAGTTACTCTAGGTCAATTCGGACTGGCGTATTTAATAGTGGGCTTCACCGTCATGTCGATATGCGCCATATCGACCAACGGAGCCGTCGAGGGGGGAGGGGTTTACT TCATGATAAGCAGAACCCTAGGTCCTGAATTCGGCGGAGCTATAGGAACATTATTCTTCTTCGCCAACGTAGTTTCCAGTGCTCTATGCATATCTGCGTGTACAGAAGCTTTAGTTGACAATTTTGGACCTAACG GGTACCTAGTAGGCGACAGTCCAGGCCTGCCAAACGGGGACTGGTACAGATTCCTATACCGCTCCACACTAAACGCGGCAGGCTTAAGTGTCTCTCTGGCGGGCGCGTCTCTGTTCGCACGCACAAGCCTGGCTATATGGGTGACGACGGTCGTGTGTCTGTTCAGCGCCTTCCTCAGCTTCTTCATCACCGCGCCAGGACAG atagacagaccggACACAAATACCCTGGTGAACGCGACAAACTTCTCCTACACGGGCTTGAGCTCGGTAACCTTGAAACAGAACCTGTACTCGGAATATGCTCGTGACTATACCACCGCTAGCGGCGAGCTGGTAGACTTCGCTTCTGTATTTGGCGTGCTCTTTACTGGAGTCACTGGTGTCATGGCTGGGGCTAATATGAGtg GCGAACTGAAGAGTCCCTCCAAAAGTATACCTCTAGGGACATTGGCCGCTCTGCTATTCACCGGGTTGTCATACGCCGCGTTGGTAGTGTTGACAGCGGCCACGTGTTCTCGGGAACTGTTGCAGAACAACTACGTGTATTTGCTGCCTATTAACGTATGGCCACCCTTCATAGCTGTGG GAATGCTGACTGCAACGTTTTCAGCTGGTCTGTCGAACTTGATTGGTGCATCGAGAGTATTGGAAGCTCTAGCGaaagataatatttttg GTTTTCTCCTCCGTCCCATGGTGTCGAGGTCGGGCAACCCGGTGCTGGCTGTGATAGCTTCGTGGCTGCTGGTGCAAGTTGGTATCATGGCTGGATCGCTCAATGCTATTGCACAG GTGAATTCGGTGCTATTTATGACAAGTTACTTTGCGATAAATCTGGCTTGCCTTGGACTGGATCTCGCTTCCGCTCCTAATTTTAG ACCTACCTTCAAACACTTCTCATGGCTAACTTCACTGCTGGGACTAGTGGGCTGTGCGGCGTTGATATTCGCGCTGCGGCCCGCGTACGCGTGCGCAGTGGCACTGGCGTGCTGCTCTCTGGTTATCGCACTACATCTGTTATCACCGGCCGCAAGCGAACCGAAGTGGGGAAGTCTGAGCCAGGCACTCATCTTCCATCAG GTTCGAAAATACCTCCTCCTATTGGACCCTCGTCGGGAGCACGTGAAGTTCTGGAGACCTCAGATGCTGTTACTTATAGGGTCTCCCAGACAAGCTGCACCCTTGATAGACTTCGTCAACGATCAAAAAAAG GGTGGTCTCTTCGTGATTGGTCATGTAAGGGTTGGCCAGTTGGATGGCAGTGGTGATCCATTGGCAGATGAACACAAATATTGGCTCAAGTTGATCGACCATCTTAAG GTAAAAGCCTTCGTAGAATTGTGCCTGGCCGAGTCAATACGCAATGGAGCAGCCCATCTCACTCGGCTGTCAGGTTTAGGAGCTATGAAGCCTGATACAGTTCTACTCGGCTTCAGGGACACTGCACCTCCTAAGGACTTCTTTAGGGA TCCAACCTCCCCTTACAAGACAAGTGACTTCGACCTGGAAAACGGCACAGTGATCTTCCCCGcgcgaaccccgacctccccgCGGCTATCCGCGTCGGAGTACGTGCGCATCGTGGCCGACGTGCTCTGCGTGAACAAGAACGTGTGTCTCTGCAGACACTTCCATAGTCTCGACATGGCTGCTGTTGAGAG GAAGGTAGCTTCCCTGAAATACATCGACGTGTGGCTAGTAGAGGTGCTGGCACCGTCGAGGGAGGAAGCGTTCACGGTGCGGGCCCTGTTCGCACTGCAGCTCGCGGCCGTGGTGCGTTCCGCACGCGGCTGGCAACACTTGCGGCTACGCGTGCACGTGGCCACGTCCGCGCCCACAGCCGTGCTCAGCG AATCTGGACGTACCTACTCCATAGGAGCTGACCCATCCATGATGGATCCCAACCTGCCTGAGCTGTCCCCAGGGCGACCAGTCAACGAGAGGCTGGATGAGCTGCTCAAACTGCTCAGGATTAGTGCCACCACACATAGc GTGACGGAATGGCCAACGTTGGAAGACGCGAGCCGCTGGTCGGACTCGAGCGTGGACGAGAACAGCTTGTTCCAACGGGTGCCTCTTACTTATCTACAAAA GGTGAACCATATAATCAAGTCCCGCTGCGAGCAGGGCACGGCGGTGACGTTCGTGCAGTTGCCGCAGCCTCCCAGACTGCCCGCCAACCCATCCGCAGCTGATGACGTAATCTGCGAACAGTATTTAAAG gtATTAGAAGAATTCACGAAGGATCTTTCACCGACTATTCTCGTCCGAGGCTTGAAGTCCGTGACATCGACGGcgctataa
- the SNRPG gene encoding probable small nuclear ribonucleoprotein G, translating into MSKAHPPELKKFMDKKLSLKLNAGRAVTGVLRGFDPFMNLVLDESVEECKDGQRNNIGMVVIRGNSIIMLESLDRI; encoded by the exons ATGTCGAAGGCACATCCTCCAGAATTGAAAAA GTTTATGGACAAAAAATTGTCACTCAAGTTAAATGCCGGGCGAGCGGTGACAGGCGTCCTCCGAGGTTTCGATCCGTTCATGAATTTGGTGTTGGATGAATCGGTGGAAGAATGCAAGGATGGACAACGTAATAATATAGGCATGGTG GTCATTCGCGGGAACAGTATCATCATGTTGGAGTCGTTAGATAGAATATAG